A genome region from Chengkuizengella sp. SCS-71B includes the following:
- a CDS encoding dipicolinate synthase subunit B, whose amino-acid sequence MDWESKNVGFALSGSHCTVEEVLPEIQRFVDEGANVIPIVSSTLQTTDTRFGKAKDWLKKLKEITRNDIISTIVEAEPLGPSKLLDVLVIAPCTGNTTSKLANAMTDSPVIMAAKAQLRNLKPLVLAISTNDGLGLNASNIAKLYNTKNIYFVPYGQDNPEQKPNSLVANMDLVVEACASAIDGKQIQPMIIQYPI is encoded by the coding sequence ATGGACTGGGAAAGTAAAAATGTTGGATTTGCTTTATCTGGATCACATTGTACAGTGGAAGAAGTGTTGCCAGAAATACAAAGATTTGTAGATGAAGGAGCCAATGTGATCCCGATCGTCTCATCTACATTACAAACTACAGATACTCGTTTTGGCAAAGCAAAAGATTGGTTAAAAAAGTTGAAAGAAATCACAAGAAATGATATTATTTCTACAATTGTTGAAGCTGAGCCACTTGGACCATCCAAATTATTGGATGTGTTGGTCATCGCTCCTTGTACGGGTAATACTACAAGTAAATTAGCAAATGCTATGACAGATTCACCTGTTATTATGGCAGCTAAAGCTCAGCTCCGGAATTTAAAGCCTTTGGTACTAGCTATTTCAACTAATGATGGACTTGGATTAAATGCAAGTAATATTGCAAAATTGTATAATACAAAAAATATATATTTTGTGCCTTACGGACAGGATAACCCTGAACAAAAGCCCAATTCCTTAGTAGCTAATATGGATCTTGTTGTTGAGGCTTGTGCATCTGCTATCGATGGGAAACAAATTCAGCCAATGATCATTCAATATCCTATTTAA
- the dapG gene encoding aspartate kinase — protein MSILVQKFGGTSLSNEFARSHVIDHIKSAYEQNYKLVVIVSAMGRRGEPYATDTLIELIKNNGDQLPPKETDLLLGCGEIISASVLCSLLNQASISSEVLTGSQAGVLTTNQHNKALIKSIQPNRIMQLLDQNKVVIITGYQGCNETGDLTTLGRGGSDTSATAIASALNAEMVDIFTDVEGILTADPRIVEDAKPLKKVSYIEICNMAQYGAKVVHPRAVEIAMHSNIPIRVRSTFSKDEGTLVTNNEALQEQSVVHDRLVTGITHVPNVSQIHITASQGQYDLQLKVFKAMAQQQISVDLINVTPSGVMYTVHDHEIKKAISTLHDLEYDPFYQSNCAKVSVIGGGINGVPGVMAKIVEALTEADIQILQSADSNTTIWVLVHANHVNKALKALHKKFNLHK, from the coding sequence GTGAGTATTTTAGTTCAAAAGTTTGGTGGAACTTCTTTATCTAATGAATTTGCTAGATCTCATGTGATTGATCACATTAAGAGTGCATACGAACAAAATTACAAACTGGTTGTCATTGTTTCTGCAATGGGTAGAAGAGGGGAACCTTATGCAACGGATACATTAATCGAACTAATTAAAAATAATGGGGATCAGCTCCCTCCTAAAGAAACCGATTTATTGTTGGGATGTGGTGAGATCATTTCTGCTTCTGTATTATGCAGTTTATTAAATCAGGCTTCTATTTCGTCTGAAGTATTAACTGGTTCACAAGCAGGTGTTTTAACCACTAATCAACATAATAAAGCGCTGATAAAATCTATCCAACCTAATCGTATTATGCAGTTGCTAGATCAAAATAAAGTTGTGATCATCACAGGTTATCAAGGATGTAATGAAACAGGTGATCTTACTACATTAGGTCGTGGTGGTAGTGATACTTCAGCAACAGCGATTGCTTCAGCTTTAAATGCTGAGATGGTTGATATTTTTACAGATGTAGAAGGAATCCTTACTGCTGATCCAAGAATTGTAGAAGATGCTAAACCGTTAAAAAAAGTTTCTTATATCGAAATATGTAATATGGCTCAGTATGGTGCTAAAGTTGTTCACCCTAGAGCTGTGGAAATTGCTATGCATTCTAATATACCAATAAGAGTAAGATCTACATTTTCCAAAGATGAAGGTACATTAGTAACAAATAATGAAGCATTACAAGAGCAGAGTGTTGTCCATGATCGTCTTGTAACAGGAATCACTCATGTACCTAATGTTTCACAGATTCATATTACAGCAAGCCAAGGACAATATGATCTACAATTGAAAGTTTTTAAAGCTATGGCGCAGCAACAAATTAGTGTGGATCTAATTAATGTCACGCCTTCAGGTGTCATGTATACCGTTCATGATCATGAAATTAAAAAAGCAATTTCCACATTGCATGATTTAGAATATGATCCATTCTATCAATCAAATTGTGCAAAGGTGTCGGTTATTGGAGGAGGAATAAATGGGGTTCCGGGTGTAATGGCAAAAATTGTTGAAGCACTAACGGAAGCTGATATTCAAATATTACAATCTGCGGATTCCAATACGACAATTTGGGTATTAGTCCATGCTAATCATGTGAACAAAGCATTAAAGGCTCTTCATAAAAAATTTAATTTACACAAGTGA
- a CDS encoding DNA translocase FtsK, which translates to MARKRKKKNSIKINMKYEIYGIILIILSIISLAGKDSISGIGAVGHAFSYIFYFLFGALYYILPIILIYTGLYVMVMRKWPLSWSYKKTGILLIIFGFLIYFQMDLLSKMEPEGKYESIDILTIPYQNFTENLFKAENVEAFKASLGGGMVGAFLYAVLYLLFDDLGSQLIMITLFIIGIMCLTGMSFVEMLRKLRSKSTQMKIPFKNKFRKFIILFKNYNHQRNKTKSNSTNNEIDEDNLEQDFIEKPYHETIIENHNHHSSYTTEPLYENKKGLQLSINSQPQTIESKEELIQEVGVEESDNIFIENKIVVEPDSNQNQDKIHTQVNLNNSEYTDTYQLPLIKILTSKANGGKSKKRNQFRTNEKKLEATLESFGVSARVIDVVPGPTVTRYEVQPDIGVKVSRIVSLTDDIALALAAKDIRMEAPIPGKSAIGIEVPNSEVAVVTLKEVMESSTFLESNAKLSISLGKDISGQPIIADLAKMPHLLVAGATGSGKSVCVNGIITSILFKAKPNEVKFLMIDPKKVELNVYNGIPHLLAPVVTDPRRASLALRKIVSEMENRYELFSTTGTRNIEGYNEYLKQTESGEPLPYIVVIVDELADLMMVAANDVEDAICRLAQMARAAGIHLIIATQRPSVNVITGVIKANIPSRIAFGVSSQVDSRTILDSVGAEKLLGRGDMLFLPVGLSKPIRIQGAFLSDQEVEIVVNYVKNQKKAEYNEDIVPEVNEMEEEEAEPKDELFDQAVQIIIEAKQASVSLLQRKMRIGYTRAARLIDSMEAKGFVGPYEGSKPREVIITPDQLSQSNNQKTS; encoded by the coding sequence TTGGCTAGAAAACGAAAGAAAAAAAATTCAATCAAAATCAACATGAAATACGAAATATACGGAATAATTCTGATCATTCTCTCCATAATATCCCTTGCAGGAAAAGATTCAATTTCAGGCATCGGTGCAGTTGGACATGCATTTAGTTACATATTTTATTTTTTATTCGGAGCACTTTATTATATTTTACCTATAATATTAATATATACTGGTTTATATGTTATGGTTATGCGAAAATGGCCTTTGTCATGGTCATATAAAAAAACAGGAATCCTACTCATTATTTTTGGCTTTCTAATTTACTTTCAAATGGATTTGTTATCAAAGATGGAACCAGAGGGTAAATATGAAAGTATCGATATTTTAACCATACCTTATCAAAATTTTACTGAGAATTTGTTTAAAGCAGAGAATGTAGAGGCTTTTAAAGCCTCATTAGGTGGCGGCATGGTTGGTGCTTTTCTTTATGCCGTATTATATTTATTATTTGATGATCTTGGCTCACAACTTATAATGATCACACTGTTTATTATTGGAATCATGTGTTTAACAGGAATGTCATTTGTGGAAATGTTAAGAAAATTGAGGTCAAAATCAACACAAATGAAAATACCCTTTAAAAATAAGTTTAGAAAATTCATCATTTTATTTAAAAACTATAACCACCAGAGAAATAAAACTAAATCAAACTCTACCAACAATGAGATAGATGAAGATAATTTAGAACAGGATTTTATAGAAAAACCATATCATGAGACCATTATAGAAAATCATAATCATCATAGTAGTTACACTACTGAACCATTGTATGAAAATAAAAAAGGTCTTCAATTAAGTATTAATTCACAACCTCAGACCATTGAAAGCAAAGAAGAACTTATACAGGAAGTAGGAGTTGAGGAGTCAGACAACATTTTTATAGAGAATAAGATTGTAGTTGAACCTGATTCTAATCAAAATCAAGATAAAATACATACCCAAGTAAATTTGAATAACTCGGAGTATACAGATACATATCAACTACCTTTAATTAAAATTTTAACAAGCAAAGCAAATGGTGGGAAAAGTAAAAAAAGAAATCAATTCAGAACAAATGAAAAAAAATTAGAAGCAACATTAGAAAGCTTCGGCGTAAGTGCACGAGTCATTGATGTAGTTCCTGGCCCTACGGTTACAAGATATGAAGTACAACCTGATATTGGAGTAAAGGTCAGTAGAATTGTTAGCCTTACTGATGATATAGCACTTGCTCTAGCTGCTAAGGACATACGAATGGAAGCTCCTATTCCGGGAAAATCTGCAATTGGGATCGAAGTTCCTAATTCGGAAGTTGCAGTGGTTACTCTAAAAGAAGTTATGGAAAGTTCAACTTTTTTAGAATCAAATGCCAAGCTATCCATTTCTTTAGGTAAAGATATCTCTGGACAACCTATTATAGCCGATCTTGCAAAAATGCCTCATCTTCTAGTAGCTGGTGCAACGGGATCTGGAAAATCTGTTTGTGTGAATGGGATTATTACAAGTATTTTATTTAAAGCAAAACCCAATGAGGTTAAATTTTTGATGATTGATCCTAAAAAGGTAGAACTAAATGTCTACAATGGAATACCTCACCTATTAGCTCCAGTTGTCACAGATCCTAGAAGAGCTTCACTAGCACTTAGGAAGATTGTTAGTGAAATGGAAAATAGATATGAGCTGTTCTCAACAACGGGTACACGTAATATTGAAGGCTATAATGAATACCTTAAACAAACCGAAAGTGGAGAGCCTTTACCTTATATTGTTGTTATTGTAGATGAATTAGCAGATTTAATGATGGTTGCTGCTAATGATGTTGAGGATGCTATTTGTAGGTTGGCACAAATGGCGAGAGCAGCAGGAATTCATTTAATCATTGCTACTCAGCGACCTTCAGTGAATGTTATTACAGGGGTAATTAAAGCAAATATACCATCTAGAATTGCTTTTGGTGTATCTTCACAAGTTGACTCTAGAACGATATTGGATTCAGTTGGTGCTGAGAAATTACTTGGTCGTGGAGACATGTTGTTCCTACCTGTTGGTTTATCTAAACCAATTAGAATACAGGGTGCCTTTCTTTCAGATCAAGAAGTCGAGATTGTAGTAAATTATGTAAAAAATCAGAAAAAAGCAGAATATAATGAAGATATAGTACCAGAAGTGAATGAAATGGAGGAAGAAGAAGCTGAACCAAAGGATGAATTATTTGATCAGGCAGTCCAAATTATTATTGAAGCAAAACAAGCCTCAGTTTCATTATTGCAGAGGAAAATGAGAATAGGTTACACAAGAGCTGCTCGATTGATTGACTCCATGGAAGCCAAAGGTTTTGTGGGTCCTTATGAAGGGAGTAAACCTAGAGAAGTAATCATAACTCCAGATCAATTGAGTCAAAGTAATAATCAAAAAACTTCATAA
- a CDS encoding aspartate-semialdehyde dehydrogenase: protein MTNQKLFNVAVVGSTGAVGGQIIKLLEEREFPINELKLLSSARSAGKKIVFNNQEITLEEATPNSFENIDIALFSAGGSVSKHLVPHAVESGAICIDNTSAFRMDPDTPLIVPEVNIDQLNEHKGIIANPNCSTIQMVAALKPLYDRFGFSRIITSTYQAVSGSGKSAIDETIKQSKEIIEGKEVTPDILPVGSLPVKHQIAFNAIPQIDKFVENGYTFEEMKMINETKKIMGDESLEITVTCVRIPVIYGHSESVYVELNEDFDVEEVRSLLSKAPGIIVEDQPEEQKYPLATSSAGKLDVFVGRIRKDLANPRGLNMWIVSDNLLKGAAWNAVQIAEYIAKQS from the coding sequence GTGACAAATCAAAAATTATTTAATGTAGCTGTGGTTGGATCTACTGGAGCCGTTGGTGGACAAATCATAAAACTGTTGGAAGAAAGAGAATTCCCTATTAATGAATTGAAACTACTTTCATCTGCTAGATCAGCTGGTAAAAAGATAGTGTTTAACAATCAAGAAATTACTTTAGAAGAAGCGACTCCAAATAGCTTTGAAAATATTGATATTGCATTGTTTAGTGCTGGGGGAAGTGTAAGTAAACATCTTGTTCCTCATGCGGTTGAAAGTGGAGCGATTTGTATAGATAATACAAGCGCGTTTCGTATGGATCCAGATACTCCATTAATCGTTCCAGAGGTAAATATCGATCAACTTAATGAGCATAAAGGTATAATTGCAAACCCGAATTGCTCAACAATTCAAATGGTAGCAGCTTTAAAACCGCTATATGACCGTTTTGGTTTTTCTAGAATTATTACGTCCACATATCAAGCAGTATCAGGATCAGGAAAAAGTGCGATTGATGAAACGATAAAGCAATCAAAAGAAATCATTGAAGGCAAAGAGGTGACTCCTGACATTTTACCTGTTGGAAGTTTACCAGTTAAACATCAAATTGCGTTTAATGCGATACCTCAAATTGATAAATTTGTAGAAAATGGATACACGTTTGAAGAAATGAAAATGATTAACGAAACTAAAAAAATAATGGGTGATGAATCATTAGAAATAACAGTGACATGTGTGAGAATCCCTGTTATATATGGTCATTCAGAGTCTGTTTATGTGGAATTAAATGAAGATTTTGATGTTGAGGAAGTAAGATCATTACTTTCGAAGGCACCAGGTATTATAGTTGAGGATCAACCTGAAGAACAGAAATATCCACTGGCAACTAGTAGTGCTGGTAAATTAGATGTTTTTGTTGGACGAATTCGTAAGGATTTAGCGAACCCACGTGGTTTAAATATGTGGATTGTATCTGATAACTTATTAAAAGGTGCAGCTTGGAATGCAGTACAAATTGCAGAATATATCGCAAAGCAATCATAA
- a CDS encoding ribonuclease J has product MSKKNNKISIFALGGAGEIGKNMYVVQYGNDIVVVDSGLKFPEEDMLGIDIVIPDTTYLKENIDLVRGIILTHGHEDHIGGLPYVLRELNVPIYGTKLTLGLVENKLREANLLGSTKRVLIHADSEITLGSMTATFFKTNHSIPDSVGVCLDTPEGVIVHTGDFKFDHTPVNDQYADLHRMAEIGNKGVLALLSDSTNAERPGYTGSEKNVGAELERAFREAKQRIVVATFASNIHRIQQVIDAAVNTNRYLTVIGRSMVNVVGIASELGYLRVPEGMLIEPDEVNKLAADRVVILSTGSQGEPMSALTRMARSTHRKIDILPGDTVIIAATPIPGNEKFVGRTVDELFRLGANVIYGPGSTSGVHVSGHGSQEELKLMLNLMRPKYFIPIHGEYRMLRQHGKLAESVGIEADNIFIVDNGDIVEIQNGSARKASKVPAGNVLIDGLGVGDVGNIVLRDRKLLSQDGILVIVVTLSKQEGKILSGPDIISRGFVYVRESEGLLDEANKIVSATLNKLMNDNVNEWASLKTHVKEALGRFLYEQTKRRPMILPIIMEV; this is encoded by the coding sequence TTGTCTAAAAAAAATAATAAAATATCCATTTTTGCCCTTGGCGGCGCGGGTGAAATTGGTAAGAATATGTATGTAGTTCAATATGGAAATGATATTGTAGTAGTTGATTCTGGTTTGAAATTCCCTGAGGAAGATATGCTCGGCATAGATATTGTAATTCCTGACACGACTTACTTAAAAGAAAATATTGATTTAGTTAGAGGCATTATTCTTACACATGGACATGAAGATCATATCGGTGGACTGCCGTATGTTTTAAGGGAGTTAAACGTTCCAATTTATGGGACAAAATTGACTCTAGGATTAGTTGAAAATAAATTGCGTGAAGCTAATTTATTAGGTTCAACAAAGAGGGTTTTAATTCATGCTGATTCTGAGATCACATTAGGGAGTATGACAGCCACATTTTTTAAAACAAACCATAGTATTCCTGACTCTGTTGGCGTTTGTTTAGATACACCTGAAGGTGTCATCGTTCATACTGGTGACTTTAAATTTGATCATACCCCAGTAAATGATCAATATGCTGATTTGCATCGTATGGCTGAAATTGGAAATAAAGGTGTGTTAGCTTTATTGTCTGACAGTACGAATGCTGAACGTCCTGGTTATACAGGGTCAGAAAAAAATGTGGGAGCTGAATTAGAAAGAGCCTTTCGTGAAGCGAAGCAGAGAATAGTAGTTGCAACATTTGCTTCCAATATTCATCGAATTCAACAGGTCATTGATGCTGCGGTAAACACAAACCGTTATTTAACAGTGATAGGTCGAAGCATGGTTAATGTGGTAGGTATTGCATCAGAACTAGGTTATTTAAGAGTTCCGGAAGGAATGTTGATTGAACCTGATGAAGTCAATAAATTAGCTGCTGATCGAGTGGTCATTTTATCAACCGGTAGTCAGGGAGAACCTATGTCTGCATTAACTCGTATGGCAAGATCAACTCATCGTAAAATAGATATATTACCTGGAGACACAGTCATTATTGCAGCCACACCAATTCCAGGAAATGAAAAATTTGTAGGGCGAACTGTAGATGAACTATTTAGACTTGGTGCAAATGTTATATACGGTCCTGGCAGCACTTCAGGTGTGCATGTCTCTGGACATGGAAGCCAAGAAGAGCTTAAGTTGATGCTGAATTTGATGAGGCCTAAGTACTTTATACCAATACATGGTGAATACCGTATGCTTAGACAGCATGGTAAATTAGCAGAATCCGTCGGAATTGAAGCAGATAATATTTTTATTGTTGATAATGGAGATATAGTAGAGATTCAAAATGGATCCGCTCGTAAAGCTTCTAAAGTACCCGCTGGTAATGTACTTATTGATGGATTAGGTGTAGGGGATGTAGGGAACATTGTGCTTAGAGATCGCAAACTGCTATCTCAAGATGGTATATTAGTTATAGTGGTCACTTTGAGTAAACAAGAAGGCAAAATTTTATCTGGACCAGACATCATTTCAAGAGGTTTCGTATACGTTCGCGAATCAGAAGGTTTACTTGATGAGGCAAATAAGATTGTATCAGCAACTTTAAATAAATTAATGAATGATAATGTAAATGAATGGGCTTCACTTAAAACACATGTTAAAGAAGCTCTAGGACGATTTTTATATGAACAAACCAAAAGAAGACCGATGATTTTACCAATCATTATGGAAGTATAA
- the dpsA gene encoding dipicolinate synthase subunit DpsA, producing MLTGIHVAFLGGDARQLEVIEKFSEMDASITLIGFDNLEPKYSGVKYAELKEDVLKTIDALILHAVVTNNTGKIDSIFSSKELLLTQSHLKSLPKHAKIYTGYSKPYFRNLCQENKIELIELFERDDVAIYNSIPTAEGAIMMAIENTDITIHGSNCIVLGLGRTGITLARTLKGIGAHVKIGVRKHEHFARASEMQLNPFFLKNLSNEVTDIDLLFNTIPTMIVTAQVIAHIPHRAVIIDLASKPGGTDFRFAEKRGIKAMIAPGLPGIVAPKTAGQIIAKSLIQLISENSSEWGNN from the coding sequence ATGTTAACAGGAATCCATGTAGCATTTTTAGGCGGAGATGCAAGACAGTTAGAGGTGATCGAGAAGTTTTCTGAAATGGATGCATCCATTACTTTAATTGGATTTGATAATTTAGAACCCAAGTACAGTGGGGTAAAATATGCTGAATTAAAGGAAGATGTACTTAAAACCATTGATGCCCTTATTCTTCACGCAGTTGTGACTAATAATACTGGTAAGATAGATTCAATCTTTTCATCAAAAGAATTGCTGCTTACTCAGAGTCATTTAAAAAGCCTTCCTAAACATGCAAAAATATACACTGGATATTCTAAACCATATTTTAGAAACTTGTGTCAAGAAAACAAAATTGAACTCATTGAGCTCTTTGAACGTGACGATGTGGCTATATATAATTCTATACCTACAGCTGAAGGCGCAATTATGATGGCTATAGAAAATACAGATATCACGATTCATGGTTCGAATTGCATTGTTTTAGGGCTTGGTAGAACCGGTATTACATTAGCAAGGACATTAAAAGGAATTGGAGCTCATGTAAAAATTGGAGTACGTAAACACGAGCATTTTGCAAGAGCATCTGAAATGCAGTTGAATCCATTTTTCTTGAAGAATTTAAGCAATGAAGTGACTGATATTGACTTGCTTTTTAATACAATTCCAACTATGATAGTCACAGCTCAGGTCATCGCTCATATACCTCATAGAGCCGTTATTATTGATCTTGCCTCAAAACCTGGTGGAACGGATTTTCGTTTTGCAGAAAAAAGAGGCATTAAAGCAATGATTGCCCCAGGATTACCTGGAATTGTAGCACCGAAAACAGCTGGACAGATCATAGCAAAAAGTTTAATTCAGTTGATATCGGAAAATTCTAGTGAATGGGGGAACAATTAA
- the dut gene encoding dUTP diphosphatase, with amino-acid sequence MSYNVQIKKVSTEIEFDLPKKMTTSASGYDLIAAITSPLALQPGESILVSSGIAISMPNNLEAQVRPRSGLAFKHGITVLNSPGTIDADYRGEIKVLLINHSKEEFIIQPKDRIAQLVFQAIPDVELIQVDELTVTERGSGGFGHTGFKS; translated from the coding sequence TTGTCATATAATGTGCAAATAAAAAAAGTGTCTACAGAAATTGAGTTTGATTTACCAAAAAAAATGACAACCTCAGCAAGCGGTTATGATTTAATTGCAGCAATTACCTCTCCATTAGCTTTGCAACCAGGAGAAAGTATATTAGTGTCATCTGGTATTGCAATTAGCATGCCGAATAACTTAGAAGCACAGGTGCGACCTAGAAGCGGACTAGCTTTCAAACATGGAATTACAGTTTTGAATTCTCCAGGGACTATTGATGCAGACTACCGAGGTGAAATAAAAGTTTTACTTATAAATCATAGTAAAGAAGAATTCATCATTCAGCCCAAGGATCGAATAGCTCAATTGGTTTTTCAAGCAATTCCAGATGTTGAACTCATTCAGGTTGATGAACTTACGGTTACGGAACGAGGATCTGGTGGTTTTGGTCATACAGGATTTAAATCTTAA
- a CDS encoding YlzJ-like family protein, producing MIMYSIVPLDDIVDGIENNKPNQEIELNGVIMQVQPMNAYQAKVVRLISPNPQDYLNPAYSPGQIIYFQPQFES from the coding sequence ATGATTATGTACTCGATTGTTCCTTTAGATGATATTGTTGATGGAATTGAAAATAATAAACCAAATCAAGAAATTGAATTAAATGGAGTTATTATGCAAGTCCAACCCATGAATGCATATCAAGCAAAGGTTGTACGATTAATTAGTCCAAATCCACAAGATTATTTGAATCCGGCTTATTCACCTGGTCAGATTATATATTTTCAACCTCAATTTGAATCCTAA
- a CDS encoding ClpP family protease: MYNNRNQKTNETPPQTNEQIKNPTVENIQQLGQNSTLQEESNIFCMTIIGQVEGHMVLPPQNKTTKYEHIIPQLVAAEQNSKVEGILIILNTVGGDVEAGLAIAEMIATMSKPTVTIVLGGGHSIGVPIAVSSDYSIIAETATMTIHPIRLNGLVIGVPQTFEYLDKMQERVVKFVMEHSNITEEKFKELMFKTGELTRDIGTTVIGPDAVSYGLIDKVGGLSDATKQLNERIEQYRKMKDGGMVQ; encoded by the coding sequence ATGTACAATAATAGAAATCAAAAAACAAATGAAACCCCGCCTCAAACGAATGAACAAATTAAAAACCCGACTGTGGAAAACATTCAACAATTAGGGCAAAATTCTACACTTCAAGAAGAATCAAACATATTTTGTATGACCATTATTGGGCAAGTTGAAGGTCACATGGTTTTACCGCCTCAAAATAAAACAACTAAATATGAACATATCATTCCTCAATTAGTAGCAGCTGAACAAAATTCAAAAGTGGAAGGGATATTAATTATTTTAAATACTGTTGGGGGTGATGTTGAGGCTGGTTTAGCCATTGCAGAAATGATAGCCACGATGTCAAAACCAACTGTGACGATCGTATTGGGAGGAGGTCACAGTATAGGTGTTCCAATTGCAGTATCTTCAGATTATTCCATCATTGCGGAAACAGCAACGATGACGATACATCCAATTCGGTTAAATGGATTAGTAATCGGGGTTCCTCAAACATTCGAATACTTAGATAAAATGCAAGAGAGAGTTGTTAAATTTGTTATGGAACACTCTAACATAACAGAGGAAAAATTCAAAGAATTAATGTTTAAAACTGGTGAATTGACTAGAGATATAGGAACAACTGTCATCGGACCAGACGCAGTTAGCTATGGGTTAATTGATAAGGTTGGCGGTTTATCTGATGCGACAAAACAATTAAATGAGCGGATAGAACAATATAGAAAAATGAAAGACGGGGGCATGGTTCAATGA
- the dapA gene encoding 4-hydroxy-tetrahydrodipicolinate synthase has protein sequence MDFGRMMTAMVTPFDHNQKIDWEQTEKLVNFLIEEQKNDCLVVCGTTGESPTLSDEEMVELFKKTIQFANGRCKIIAGTGSNNTQHAIEMTLEAEKIGVDGALLVAPYYSRPSQQGLYDHFKTIAQSTSLPIMLYNIPKRAGVSIEAQTIIQLAQIPNIVATKEAHGDFDLISQIISNTDCDFKVYSGDDSLTLPMLSIGGYGVVSVAGHIIGKEINAMLTAYVNGETEKAIELHQRSHPIFTGLFICPSPSLVKYALGLLDMNVGGVRLPMTEATDEGKRFIRDLIDKI, from the coding sequence GTGGATTTTGGTAGAATGATGACTGCAATGGTGACTCCTTTTGATCATAATCAGAAAATTGATTGGGAACAAACAGAAAAACTCGTTAATTTTTTAATTGAGGAACAAAAGAATGATTGTTTAGTAGTATGTGGAACAACAGGAGAGTCTCCCACTTTATCAGATGAAGAAATGGTTGAATTATTTAAAAAGACTATTCAATTTGCAAATGGACGTTGTAAAATCATTGCGGGGACAGGTAGTAATAATACACAGCATGCCATAGAGATGACATTGGAAGCGGAAAAAATCGGTGTTGACGGAGCACTTTTAGTTGCACCTTATTATAGTCGCCCAAGCCAACAAGGTCTATATGACCATTTTAAAACAATCGCACAATCTACAAGCTTACCTATTATGTTGTACAATATACCAAAAAGGGCTGGAGTGTCTATCGAGGCACAAACCATAATTCAATTAGCTCAAATACCTAATATTGTTGCTACTAAAGAAGCTCATGGTGATTTTGATTTGATTTCCCAAATTATTTCCAATACTGATTGTGATTTTAAGGTATATAGTGGGGATGATAGTTTGACTTTACCTATGCTTTCTATTGGTGGATATGGTGTAGTAAGTGTGGCAGGTCATATAATTGGTAAAGAAATAAATGCGATGTTAACTGCATACGTAAACGGAGAAACTGAAAAAGCTATTGAATTACATCAACGATCTCATCCTATTTTTACAGGTCTATTTATATGTCCTAGTCCATCTTTAGTAAAATATGCTTTAGGCTTGTTAGATATGAACGTAGGAGGAGTACGTTTGCCTATGACTGAAGCAACAGACGAAGGTAAAAGGTTCATTAGAGATTTGATTGATAAAATTTAG